A section of the Phormidium ambiguum IAM M-71 genome encodes:
- a CDS encoding adenylate/guanylate cyclase domain-containing protein — protein MKRIAHSQKTIIYLALIFAFFTPFLVLIYQENLTLSRQIELTRQERLSLKYQRYLREPLADLIQHRQLTYSYLKGQTFLKQSILSKQQHIDNYFQTIDTLNKQNVFTLRNSQKWQEIRQEWSEIKKVAFSQTAEASFASQTLLIGNILSLMANIGILSDRSPALVIDSKDLQKNVLNHLPSTVENLAQVKLISGNVINRKKLLPQEKERLLILSQLIKSETLLIEKGTNKLLANNSELQPQIKPYLQEALSSKNILLEILNKQLIIASVINVQAIEVFASATEAVESELRLYDVMQPAIDELLETRIHKLLEQQYLIKICGLLTILLAVYLFVKLLRKLQYQQESDKALRQAESKYRSIFENATEGIYQTTSDGKFISANPALAHILGYDSPEDLINTITDIATQIYVEAKRREKFIATLKKDNNTPKFVSLVRRKNGSLIWIAEKARSVKNSQGELLYYEGSVEDVTNRKIAEEAFQYQQEQTERLLFNILPGPIAVRLQMQESTIADSFSEATVLFADLVNFTELCTAIHPTELVKLLNEIFSVFDELAEQYGLEKIKTIGDAYMVAGGIPIPKEDHAEAIAQMALEMLQKIKHFHTNEGLPFSIRIGINSGPVVAGVIGIKKIIYDLWGDTVNIASRMESQGIPGKIQVTEFTYNILYDKYLFEERGTISIKGKGEMKTYFLLGKL, from the coding sequence ATGAAACGTATCGCCCATAGTCAGAAAACAATTATCTATTTAGCCCTGATATTTGCTTTTTTTACACCATTTTTAGTTTTGATTTATCAGGAAAACTTAACTTTGAGCCGTCAAATAGAATTAACGCGCCAAGAAAGGTTGAGTTTAAAGTATCAACGTTATTTACGAGAACCACTAGCGGACTTAATTCAACACCGCCAATTAACTTATTCTTATTTAAAAGGACAAACTTTCTTAAAACAAAGTATTTTGTCCAAACAGCAACATATAGATAATTATTTTCAAACTATAGATACTTTAAATAAACAAAATGTTTTTACTTTAAGAAATAGCCAAAAATGGCAAGAAATTAGACAAGAGTGGTCAGAAATTAAAAAGGTCGCTTTTTCTCAAACTGCGGAAGCTAGTTTTGCGAGTCAGACCTTATTGATCGGAAATATCCTGTCTTTAATGGCTAATATTGGAATTTTATCCGATCGATCGCCTGCGTTGGTCATTGATAGTAAAGATTTGCAAAAAAATGTTTTAAATCATCTACCTTCTACAGTAGAAAACCTAGCTCAAGTTAAATTAATTAGCGGCAATGTAATCAATAGAAAAAAATTACTGCCCCAAGAAAAAGAACGCTTGTTAATCTTATCGCAGCTGATTAAATCTGAAACCCTTTTAATTGAGAAAGGCACAAATAAATTATTGGCAAATAACTCCGAACTTCAGCCGCAAATTAAACCTTATCTTCAAGAAGCTTTAAGTTCTAAAAATATTTTGTTAGAAATATTGAACAAACAATTAATTATTGCTTCTGTTATTAATGTTCAAGCTATAGAAGTATTCGCATCTGCTACAGAAGCAGTAGAGTCAGAATTACGACTTTACGATGTCATGCAACCAGCCATTGATGAATTACTAGAAACCCGGATTCATAAACTATTAGAGCAACAATATTTAATAAAAATTTGTGGATTATTGACTATTTTATTAGCAGTTTATTTATTTGTAAAACTACTGCGAAAATTACAGTATCAACAAGAGTCAGACAAAGCTTTGCGTCAGGCAGAATCAAAGTATCGCAGTATTTTTGAAAATGCTACAGAAGGAATTTACCAAACTACATCCGATGGTAAATTTATTAGTGCTAATCCAGCTTTAGCACATATTTTAGGTTACGATTCACCGGAAGATTTAATCAATACGATTACAGATATTGCTACGCAAATTTATGTGGAAGCAAAAAGAAGAGAAAAATTCATCGCTACTTTAAAGAAAGATAATAACACACCCAAATTTGTGTCTTTAGTTCGACGCAAAAATGGTTCGCTAATTTGGATTGCGGAAAAAGCGCGTAGTGTAAAAAACTCTCAAGGAGAATTGCTTTATTATGAAGGAAGCGTGGAAGATGTGACAAATCGGAAAATTGCTGAAGAAGCATTTCAATATCAACAAGAACAAACGGAAAGGTTATTATTTAATATTTTACCTGGCCCGATCGCAGTCAGATTGCAAATGCAAGAAAGCACGATTGCAGATAGTTTTTCGGAAGCTACAGTTTTGTTTGCCGATCTCGTAAACTTTACCGAACTTTGTACTGCTATTCATCCTACTGAATTAGTTAAACTGCTCAACGAAATTTTTTCCGTTTTCGATGAATTAGCCGAACAATATGGCTTGGAAAAAATCAAAACTATTGGGGATGCTTATATGGTAGCAGGGGGAATTCCCATTCCTAAAGAAGATCACGCAGAAGCGATCGCACAAATGGCTTTAGAAATGCTCCAAAAAATCAAACATTTTCACACAAACGAGGGATTACCTTTTAGCATCCGTATCGGAATTAATAGTGGGCCTGTTGTTGCCGGAGTCATTGGAATTAAAAAAATTATTTACGACCTTTGGGGCGATACCGTAAATATCGCTAGTCGCATGGAATCCCAAGGAATTCCCGGCAAAATTCAAGTCACAGAATTTACTTATAATATTTTGTATGATAAATACTTATTTGAAGAAAGGGGGACAATTTCCATTAAAGGTAAAGGCGAAATGAAAACCTATTTTCTGCTGGGCAAGCTGTAA
- the alr gene encoding alanine racemase, with translation MLSWDQTSALAAMRCERAWVEIDLAALAHNVQQMKSLLAPQTQLMTVVKADAYGHGACTVAQTALQAGASWLGVATIPEGIELRQAGINAPILILGATNTPEQIRAIAQWKLQPTLCTPQQALTFSETLTSLNQILPVHIKLDTGMSRLGTNWQEAADFVQLVYHCPNLEIGSIYSHLATADSADSTIMQEQHRRFDTAKKAIVTRLKNTKINNLGRQFPRLHLANTAATLTNPNLHYDMVRVGLATYGLYPATHLKEVIELKPVMQVKARVTQVKTIAAGTGVSYGYQFIADKEMRLAVVGIGYADGIPRNLSNKMKVLIRGQQVPQIGAITMDQIMLDVSTIPNLQAGEVVTVLGKDGDFQIGADDWAEILGTISWEILCSFKHRLPRVAVGEGRRQKAEGRR, from the coding sequence ATGTTAAGTTGGGATCAAACCTCTGCTTTAGCTGCGATGCGATGTGAACGTGCTTGGGTAGAAATAGATTTAGCAGCTTTAGCTCACAATGTACAGCAAATGAAAAGTCTTTTAGCGCCACAAACGCAACTAATGACGGTGGTAAAAGCAGATGCTTATGGTCATGGTGCTTGTACTGTAGCGCAAACGGCTTTACAAGCAGGAGCTAGTTGGCTGGGAGTGGCAACAATTCCTGAAGGAATTGAGTTACGCCAAGCGGGAATAAATGCACCAATTTTAATTTTAGGGGCAACAAATACACCTGAACAAATTCGTGCGATCGCACAATGGAAATTACAACCTACCCTTTGCACACCCCAACAAGCTTTAACTTTTTCCGAAACTTTAACTTCCCTGAATCAAATTTTACCCGTACACATTAAATTAGATACGGGAATGTCTCGTCTGGGAACTAACTGGCAAGAAGCTGCTGATTTTGTTCAGCTAGTTTATCATTGTCCAAATTTAGAAATAGGGAGTATTTATTCTCACTTAGCTACTGCTGATAGTGCCGACTCAACAATTATGCAAGAGCAACATCGGCGGTTTGACACAGCGAAAAAAGCGATCGTTACTCGCTTAAAAAACACTAAAATTAACAACTTGGGTAGGCAATTTCCTCGACTACATTTAGCCAACACAGCCGCCACTTTAACCAACCCCAACTTACACTACGATATGGTGCGCGTTGGCCTGGCTACCTACGGACTTTACCCCGCAACTCATTTAAAAGAAGTAATAGAACTTAAACCAGTCATGCAGGTAAAAGCCAGAGTTACCCAAGTTAAAACAATAGCTGCTGGTACTGGTGTCAGCTACGGTTATCAATTCATCGCCGATAAAGAAATGCGTCTAGCAGTGGTGGGAATTGGTTACGCAGATGGCATTCCCCGCAATCTTTCTAACAAAATGAAAGTTCTAATTCGCGGTCAACAAGTCCCCCAAATTGGAGCCATTACAATGGATCAAATCATGCTTGATGTTAGTACTATTCCCAATTTGCAAGCAGGAGAAGTAGTAACAGTTTTGGGTAAAGATGGCGATTTCCAAATTGGTGCTGATGATTGGGCGGAAATTTTAGGTACTATTTCCTGGGAAATACTTTGTAGTTTTAAACATCGCTTACCTCGTGTCGCTGTCGGGGAAGGCAGAAGGCAAAAGGCAGAAGGCAGAAGATAA